The following proteins are encoded in a genomic region of Bacillus sp. FJAT-22090:
- a CDS encoding DUF1048 domain-containing protein gives MFKKMIQEKREFRAYQKRVNELPEEYRKAMKAIESYMWNFAKGGSMLELLRNILEMFENSATDGLSVRDVVGNDIAEFADSLLAEFPEETWMDKMRKKLRDSMK, from the coding sequence ATGTTTAAGAAGATGATCCAAGAAAAACGAGAATTTCGTGCATACCAAAAAAGAGTAAATGAATTACCGGAAGAATACAGAAAAGCAATGAAAGCTATTGAAAGTTATATGTGGAATTTTGCAAAGGGAGGAAGCATGCTAGAGCTTTTACGCAATATTTTAGAGATGTTCGAGAACAGTGCTACGGATGGATTAAGTGTGCGAGATGTAGTCGGAAATGATATCGCTGAATTTGCGGACTCCTTATTAGCAGAATTTCCAGAAGAAACATGGATGGACAAAATGAGAAAAAAATTAAGGGATTCTATGAAATAA
- a CDS encoding PadR family transcriptional regulator, producing the protein MKDLTEMLKGVLEGVVLQKIHAGETYGYEITKYLNDLGFEDIVEGTVYTILVRIEKKGLVEIEKKKSELGPARKFYKLNAKGEEELKEFWQRWIFLEEKMNEIKEQRNV; encoded by the coding sequence ATGAAGGATTTAACTGAAATGCTTAAAGGTGTTCTTGAAGGAGTGGTGCTTCAAAAGATTCATGCTGGAGAAACCTATGGCTATGAAATAACAAAGTACCTAAATGATTTGGGTTTTGAGGATATTGTGGAAGGAACTGTCTATACCATTCTTGTTCGAATTGAGAAAAAAGGGCTCGTAGAGATTGAGAAGAAGAAATCTGAACTTGGACCTGCGAGGAAATTCTACAAGCTAAATGCTAAAGGGGAGGAAGAATTAAAGGAGTTTTGGCAACGTTGGATATTCTTAGAGGAAAAAATGAATGAAATAAAGGAGCAAAGAAATGTTTAA